A section of the Paenibacillus yonginensis genome encodes:
- a CDS encoding DUF421 domain-containing protein, with protein sequence MDTVKDSLLVAGRIITIFPLMLIAGLFMGKRSIGELPVFDFLVILALGAVVGADIADPNINHIHTAVAIVLIALLQRGVSFLVIKSRKFGKLITFEPTIVINQGTFVVQNLKKVRYSIDNILQMLREKDVFHIADVEFAILEANGKLTVYKKESPSAPLPNHTRLPKPNKDVSYPLIVEGVVYEESLSYIHKERSWLDAQLQAKGLRQEDIFFASIDQEGQIYISDPISADLPPIQH encoded by the coding sequence ATGGATACCGTCAAAGATTCGCTTCTCGTAGCCGGGAGGATCATCACGATCTTCCCCCTCATGCTGATTGCTGGTTTGTTTATGGGCAAAAGATCCATCGGCGAGCTTCCGGTGTTCGACTTTCTCGTCATCCTCGCTTTGGGAGCGGTCGTTGGGGCCGATATTGCTGATCCCAACATTAATCATATCCATACGGCTGTTGCGATTGTACTAATTGCCCTCCTGCAGCGGGGCGTTTCATTCCTGGTGATTAAATCCAGAAAATTCGGTAAGCTGATCACCTTCGAGCCGACTATTGTCATCAACCAGGGCACATTTGTGGTCCAAAACCTGAAGAAAGTAAGGTACTCCATAGATAACATTCTGCAAATGCTGCGTGAAAAAGATGTCTTCCATATCGCCGATGTCGAATTTGCGATTCTCGAGGCTAACGGCAAGTTAACCGTGTATAAAAAGGAGTCCCCTTCCGCTCCGCTCCCGAATCATACGAGACTTCCTAAACCCAATAAGGATGTATCTTATCCCCTGATTGTGGAAGGTGTCGTCTATGAAGAATCGTTAAGCTATATTCACAAAGAGCGATCCTGGCTGGATGCCCAACTGCAAGCTAAAGGCCTGCGCCAGGAGGATATTTTCTTTGCCTCCATCGATCAGGAGGGCCAGATTTATATCTCCGACCCCATTTCAGCGGACCTGCCGCCAATTCAGCATTAG
- the helD gene encoding RNA polymerase recycling motor HelD → MVNEQDWNQEQERLSEVTGQLQERIAELEPEVDGLQNQAGEIRKRFWEEVTVNTASDEDFEETFHSIKQQEALLSERERSYRLKLQQWKNLQRLLPSPYFGRIDFTENGLGIKEQVYIGVSSFVDSEGLNFLIYDWRTPIASMYYDYSPGPAAYDTPGGRIEGAMELKRQYQIRNGQLQNVFDTSLTIGDELLQQVLGKGADSQMRSIVATIQKEQNAIIRDDQSRMLIVQGAAGSGKTSAALQRVAYLLYKDRERLKADQVVLFSPNPMFNSYVSTVLPELGEENMQQATFQEYLEYGLGAALRLEDPFDQIEYVLTEQTTREYEARLKGIEYKASASFLQALQNYAGWLGQEGMRFNGIRFRDRDLITAEQMEAQFYSYDPSIRLAVRVGMLQEWLLKELTLLERKERTELWVQEELNYLDNEQYAAVHKELHKERGVFDFAEKYEEIQELLQNKPRRDEGDFDYAEREEELLSRQIVKEQFKPLRRSVKKMRFIDMAGLYAQLFGSPDVYAAMTKEKHIPEHWAEICEQTREKLSRLELFYEDATPFLYLKELVEGVRINTQVKHVFVDEGQDYSMFQYEFLNKLFPRARMTVLGDFGQAIFTQATELYGADSPLIQLYGEPDTRLIRLVRSYRSTREIVEFTRSMLPGGQEIVPFDRSGGKPLLTQAAGKGQLAAQIAEDVAVLQAEGFASIAVITKTAAESIEAHSLLTAHGGIQLRLITKETPTFENGAVVIPAYLAKGVEFDAVLIYDASADVYHRESERKLFYTACTRAMHRLQLYAAGAWTPFIKAVDASLYEVKELRD, encoded by the coding sequence ATGGTCAACGAGCAGGATTGGAACCAGGAGCAGGAACGGCTGAGTGAGGTGACGGGACAGCTGCAGGAGCGAATCGCCGAGCTGGAGCCGGAGGTGGACGGACTGCAGAACCAGGCGGGGGAAATCCGCAAACGCTTCTGGGAAGAAGTAACCGTCAATACGGCTTCCGATGAGGATTTTGAGGAAACGTTCCACAGCATCAAACAGCAGGAAGCGTTGTTGTCGGAACGGGAGCGGAGCTACCGGCTGAAGCTGCAGCAATGGAAAAATCTGCAGCGGCTGCTGCCTTCTCCTTACTTCGGGCGTATTGATTTTACGGAGAATGGGCTTGGCATCAAAGAGCAGGTTTATATCGGGGTATCGTCTTTCGTTGATTCAGAAGGCTTGAATTTTCTGATTTACGACTGGCGGACGCCTATTGCGAGCATGTATTACGACTATTCCCCCGGGCCGGCCGCATATGACACGCCGGGCGGACGCATCGAAGGCGCTATGGAGCTGAAACGGCAGTATCAAATCCGGAATGGCCAGCTTCAGAACGTATTCGATACGAGCTTAACCATCGGCGATGAGTTGCTGCAGCAGGTCCTCGGCAAAGGTGCGGACTCGCAGATGAGGAGCATCGTGGCGACTATCCAGAAGGAGCAAAACGCGATTATCCGCGACGACCAAAGCCGGATGCTCATTGTTCAAGGGGCGGCGGGCAGCGGAAAAACCTCAGCGGCCCTGCAGCGCGTGGCTTATTTGCTTTATAAAGACCGGGAGCGGTTAAAGGCCGATCAGGTCGTTCTTTTTTCACCCAATCCGATGTTTAACAGCTATGTATCGACCGTGCTTCCCGAGCTCGGCGAAGAGAACATGCAGCAGGCGACCTTCCAGGAATACCTGGAGTACGGGCTTGGCGCCGCGCTGCGTTTAGAGGATCCGTTTGACCAGATCGAATACGTGCTGACCGAACAAACCACGCGGGAGTATGAAGCCCGGCTCAAGGGGATCGAATATAAGGCGTCGGCCTCCTTCCTTCAAGCCCTACAAAATTATGCCGGGTGGCTGGGACAGGAAGGCATGCGGTTTAACGGCATCCGGTTCCGGGACCGCGATCTGATCACGGCTGAGCAAATGGAAGCGCAGTTTTACAGCTATGATCCTTCCATCCGGCTCGCGGTTCGTGTAGGTATGCTGCAGGAGTGGCTGCTGAAGGAGCTAACCTTGCTGGAGCGCAAGGAGCGAACGGAGCTTTGGGTGCAGGAGGAGCTGAATTACCTCGATAATGAGCAATACGCCGCCGTGCATAAGGAGCTGCATAAAGAGAGAGGCGTTTTTGATTTTGCCGAGAAATATGAAGAGATTCAAGAACTCCTGCAGAACAAACCGCGGCGGGATGAGGGCGACTTCGATTATGCAGAGCGGGAGGAAGAGCTGCTGAGCCGGCAGATCGTTAAAGAGCAGTTTAAACCGCTCAGAAGAAGCGTGAAAAAGATGCGATTCATCGACATGGCTGGACTGTATGCCCAGTTGTTCGGCAGCCCGGACGTTTATGCGGCGATGACGAAGGAGAAGCACATTCCGGAGCATTGGGCGGAGATTTGCGAACAAACCCGGGAGAAGCTTAGCCGGCTCGAGTTGTTCTACGAGGATGCGACGCCGTTTCTGTATCTGAAAGAGCTGGTCGAGGGCGTGCGGATCAATACGCAGGTCAAACACGTCTTCGTCGATGAAGGCCAGGATTATTCGATGTTTCAATATGAATTTCTGAATAAACTGTTCCCCCGGGCCCGCATGACAGTGCTCGGCGATTTTGGCCAGGCCATCTTTACCCAGGCCACAGAGCTGTACGGGGCGGATTCGCCGCTGATCCAGCTCTATGGGGAGCCGGACACCCGCTTGATTCGGCTTGTCCGCAGCTACCGGTCCACCCGCGAGATCGTGGAGTTCACGAGATCCATGCTGCCTGGCGGCCAGGAGATCGTGCCCTTTGACAGAAGCGGAGGGAAACCGCTCCTCACGCAGGCGGCAGGTAAAGGTCAATTGGCGGCGCAAATAGCGGAAGATGTGGCGGTGCTCCAAGCGGAGGGTTTTGCCTCTATCGCGGTTATTACCAAAACCGCCGCCGAAAGCATCGAAGCCCACAGCCTGCTGACTGCTCACGGAGGCATACAGTTGCGGCTCATTACCAAAGAGACGCCAACCTTTGAGAACGGAGCCGTGGTCATTCCCGCCTATCTGGCGAAGGGTGTGGAATTCGACGCCGTTCTGATTTACGACGCATCTGCGGACGTTTATCACCGGGAAAGCGAACGCAAGCTTTTTTATACGGCTTGTACCCGCGCCATGCACCGGCTTCAGCTGTACGCTGCGGGGGCGTGGACGCCGTTCATCAAGGCTGTGGATGCTTCTTTGTATGAAGTGAAAGAGCTGAGAGATTAA
- a CDS encoding MFS transporter, with the protein MKSSALTRPFYYLWTTQTAANAADVLYIMALTVLVLNQTESLVSAALMPLMRSGAQMISGLIAPLLIHRFKLPALLLLSQTGQFLLFVGLAVYLQVNGSSASFVLVFALVFIMSFLDGWTVPARNALVPRLVEHEQGLLRANSLISVSDQVVQFAGWGLSGMIVAWLGPSHTLLLTAVIYGLAAAMTLGVKEPAGLEPVEQAELQTADSSDPNPPAPSSRWHTLTEGWKMIWRMPNLRLLTFMDIIDMLGGSVWVGAFTLAFVQVALGQGEEWWGFINAAYFAGTVGGGLLVLALVRTIGSRFLSAMLIGMAGYGILTALYALTTCPVIALILVLLMGPFAELSVINRRTLIQRSVDKGTLPKVLSAQASLLNLVFCISLLAMAGLAEWIGIVNLYVLAAALTLLALGVGLAGRRAFGKTAESQPGATNR; encoded by the coding sequence ATGAAATCATCAGCCTTAACTCGTCCCTTTTATTATCTGTGGACTACTCAAACGGCGGCAAATGCTGCAGATGTCCTATACATTATGGCGCTTACGGTATTGGTGCTTAACCAGACCGAATCTTTGGTATCTGCTGCGTTGATGCCCTTGATGCGCAGCGGCGCCCAGATGATTAGCGGACTGATCGCCCCGCTGCTCATCCACCGCTTCAAGCTGCCCGCCCTGTTGCTTCTGTCGCAGACGGGCCAGTTTCTGCTGTTCGTAGGTCTGGCTGTCTACCTGCAGGTTAACGGGAGCAGCGCTTCATTTGTCCTTGTGTTTGCGCTTGTATTTATTATGTCCTTCCTTGACGGCTGGACAGTCCCTGCCCGCAACGCGCTTGTGCCGCGGCTAGTGGAGCATGAGCAGGGGCTGCTCAGAGCCAACAGCCTGATCAGCGTGAGCGACCAGGTAGTGCAGTTTGCCGGCTGGGGGCTAAGCGGCATGATCGTCGCTTGGCTGGGGCCCAGTCATACCCTGCTGCTGACCGCTGTCATCTATGGACTGGCGGCAGCTATGACGCTGGGTGTCAAAGAGCCGGCAGGGCTTGAACCTGTGGAGCAAGCAGAGCTGCAAACCGCGGATTCATCTGATCCCAATCCCCCTGCTCCGTCTTCCAGATGGCATACCCTGACTGAAGGCTGGAAAATGATCTGGCGAATGCCAAACCTGCGGCTGCTCACCTTTATGGATATCATTGACATGCTTGGCGGGTCGGTCTGGGTCGGTGCTTTTACACTCGCTTTCGTTCAGGTTGCATTAGGACAAGGCGAAGAATGGTGGGGCTTTATTAATGCGGCGTATTTTGCGGGGACTGTTGGCGGCGGACTGCTGGTGCTTGCACTGGTCCGGACCATCGGCAGCCGCTTCCTGTCCGCCATGCTGATCGGCATGGCCGGGTACGGCATCCTGACCGCCTTATACGCGCTCACCACCTGCCCTGTTATCGCACTCATTCTGGTGCTGCTGATGGGACCGTTCGCCGAGCTGTCGGTCATCAACCGGCGCACCTTGATTCAACGCAGCGTAGACAAAGGAACGCTGCCGAAGGTGCTGTCGGCCCAAGCCTCCCTGCTGAATCTCGTATTCTGCATTTCGCTGCTGGCTATGGCCGGGCTGGCCGAATGGATCGGCATTGTAAATCTGTATGTGCTGGCAGCAGCTCTTACTCTGCTGGCACTTGGGGTTGGGCTGGCCGGCCGGCGGGCCTTCGGGAAGACAGCCGAATCCCAGCCCGGCGCTACAAACCGTTAA